In Cicer arietinum cultivar CDC Frontier isolate Library 1 chromosome 7, Cicar.CDCFrontier_v2.0, whole genome shotgun sequence, a single window of DNA contains:
- the LOC101492269 gene encoding glyoxylate/hydroxypyruvate reductase HPR3-like: MGEEKLPKVLVLGPPTCFSTLQPLYSHKFNFLDLKTSGLPLHQFLISHRHHPSTIPAIFCSAAYSITADVLGLFPSLRLVVTSSVGTEHIDLHECRRRGIQVAGAGGVLSEDVADAAVALLITVMRKVTAADRYVRTQDRSDAWDFPLGYKLSGKRVGIVGLGNIGMEVAKRLESFDCIISYHSRHKKTTIAYPFYSNVVDLATSSEALVVCCALNNQTQHIINRDVLLALGKQGFIVNVGRGGHIDEKQLVKCLIEGEIGGAGLDVFENEPHVNEEFFTMDNVVLSPHSAAFTVEATLSLSELVAGNLEAFFLNKPLISPVKLVE, translated from the exons ATGGGCGAAGAAAAGCTTCCAAAAGTGCTTGTTCTTGGTCCACCAACGTGCTTCTCAACCCTCCAACCACTCTACTCTCACAAATTCAATTTCCTTGACCTCAAAACCTCAGGTCTTCCACTGCACCAATTTCTGATTTCCCACCGCCACCACCCTTCAACAATTCCCGCCATTTTCTGCAGCGCCGCTTACTCCATTACCGCCGATGTTCTCGGACTTTTCCCGTCGCTCCGCCTCGTCGTCACCTCCAGTGTCGGAACTGAACACATCGATCTTCACGAGTGTCGTCGTCGCGGAATTCAGGTCGCCGGTGCCGGAGGGGTTTTGTCGGAAGACGTGGCTGATGCTGCGGTGGCGTTGCTGATTACCGTAATGAGGAAAGTAACGGCGGCAGATCGATATGTAAGGACGCAGGACCGTTCTGACGCTTGGGATTTCCCCCTTGGCTACAAG TTGTCAGGAAAACGAGTTGGAATTGTTGGATTGGGAAACATTGGCATGGAAGTAGCAAAGCGATTGGAATCATTCGATTGCATCATCTCGTACCACTCTAGGCATAAAAAAACAACTATTGCGTACCCTTTCTATTCCAATGTTGTTGATCTTGCAACTTCAAGCGAAGCACTTGTCGTATGTTGTGCACTAAATAACCAAACACAACACATAATAAACAGAGATGTTCTTTTAGCATTAGGAAAACAAGGGTTTATTGTGAATGTTGGAAGAGGTGGTCATATTGATGAGAAACAATTGGTCAAGTGTTTAATAGAAGGAGAAATTGGAGGTGCTGGTTTGGATGTTTTTGAGAATGAGCCTCATGTTAATGAAGAGTTCTTTACAATGGATAATGTGGTTTTATCTCCACATTCAGCTGCTTTTACTGTTGAAGCTACATTAAGTTTGAGTGAGCTTGTGGCGGGGAATTTAGAAgcttttttcttaaataagcCCTTAATTAGTCCAGTGAAGTTGGTTGAGTGA